A segment of the Hallerella succinigenes genome:
CCGAGCACGATTACCTCGGGAGTGTCAAAATGTCGATGCCGTCCTTCGTTTTCACCATGGTGTGTTCCCACTGGGCGGAAAGGCTTCCGTCCGAGGTCACTACAGTCCAACCGTCGCTCAATTGCTTGATGTCGGGCTTGCCGGCGTTAATCATCGGTTCGATGGTGAACACGTTGCCGATTTCGATCATGTTGTTGATTTCGCGGTTCGCGTAGTGGAGAACGTTCGGTTCTTCGTGGAAGCCACGGCCGATGCCGTGACCGCAGTAATCGCGAACGACCGAGTAGCCGTGATCTTCGGCATACGGTTGAATGGCGCAGCCGATGTCAGAGAAACGAGCCTTCGGCATAGCGGCGGCGCGGATGCCTTCTTCCATGCATTCCTTGGTCACCTTGACGAGATCCTTAGCCTGTTCGCTGACGTTGCCGAC
Coding sequences within it:
- the map gene encoding type I methionyl aminopeptidase, with the protein product MSRIKVKTKKEIELIRSAGALAAETLVRAGEMCKPGVNTLEIDEFIAHFTNKHGGISADFGYYGYPRYACISINEVVCHGIPSKDTILKDGDIVNIDITTILNGYHGDCSAMFCVGNVSEQAKDLVKVTKECMEEGIRAAAMPKARFSDIGCAIQPYAEDHGYSVVRDYCGHGIGRGFHEEPNVLHYANREINNMIEIGNVFTIEPMINAGKPDIKQLSDGWTVVTSDGSLSAQWEHTMVKTKDGIDILTLPR